CCTGCCGACTGCATGGCTTTAGCCTACCACTGTTTCTCGAAGAGCTCGCTGACCGAGTCGTCGCAGTGGATGCGGCGGATGGCGTCGGCGAGGAGCTCGGCGACGGAGAGGACGGTGAACTTGCTAGCGGCGGGGTGGTCGGCGTAGCGGAAGGGGATGGTGTCGGTGAGGACGACGCGCTCGATGGGGCTGGCGCTGATGCGGTCGATGGCGGGCTCGGAGAGGACGCCGTGGGTGCAGCAAGCGGTCACCGACGCGGCACCGCGGGCGATGAGGGCCTGGGCACCGCTGACTATCGAGCCCCCCGTGTCGATCATGTCGTCGATAATGATGCAGTTCTTGCCAAAGACATCCCCGATAATCTCGGTGATCTCGACTTTATTGGGCGCGGGGCGGCGCTTGGAGATGATCGCCAGCGGGGTCTGCAGGGTCTCGGCTAGGGTGCGGGCGCGCGTCACCCCGCCTTCGTCGGGGGAGACCACGCAGGTGTCGCCGTTGATGAGGCCCACCTCCTTGAAGTGTGCCCCCAGGATCGGGCCCGCGTAGAGGTGGTCCACCGGCAGGCGAAAGAAGCCCTGGATCTGCTTGGCGTGCAGGTCGATACAGACCACGCGGTTGGCCCCCGACTCGGAGATCAGATCGGCGACCAGGCGGGCGGTGATGGGCTCGCGGGACTTGATTTTCTTGTCCTGGCGGGCGTAGCCGTAGTAGGGCAGCACCACCGTGATGCGCTGCGCCGACGCGCGCCGGAAGGCATCGAGAAGGATCAGCAGCTCCATCATGTTGTCGTTGACGGGAGCACAGGTGGGCTGGATCAGAAAGACATCCATCCCACGCGCCGACTCATCGACTTGGACGCGGATCTCGCCATCGGCAAAGCGCGTCACCAGCATCTTGCCCAGCGGGACGCCGAGCTCCGTGGCGATGGAGTCGGCGAGGGCGGGGTTGCCGCTGCCCGCAAAGACACGCAGGTTCTTGCCGATCGGAAGGGCCTTTTTAGCCATTTTGGAGCCGTTCTTCTTTCTCACGGCGCTTCTTCTGGCGCCGCGCTGTCTCTGCACCGTCGAGGTTGCTCTGCTTCTCCCGCGCGATCGCAATGGCCTCCGCGGGGACCTCTTTGGTAATCACCGAGCCCGCCGCAGTCAGGGCACCATCGCCGATGGTCACCGGGGCGATCAGGGTGGAGTGGCTCCCGATAAAGGCATCGGCGCCGATCCGGGTCTTGCTCTTGGTGAAGCCATCGTAGTTGCAGGTGATCGTCCCCGCACCGATATTGGTCTTGGCCCCGATCTCCGTGTCGCCCAGGTAGCTCAGGTGCGACGCCGAGACGCGCTCGGCGAGCGTGCCGTTCTTGACCTCGACAAAGTTGCCGATCTTGCAGCCCTCACCGAGCACCGCCTTGCCGCGGAGCTGGGCAAACGGCCCCACCTTGCAGCCATTGCCCACGGTGGAGTCCGTGATGACGGTGTAGGGGC
This genomic interval from Armatimonas rosea contains the following:
- a CDS encoding ribose-phosphate diphosphokinase, with the translated sequence MAKKALPIGKNLRVFAGSGNPALADSIATELGVPLGKMLVTRFADGEIRVQVDESARGMDVFLIQPTCAPVNDNMMELLILLDAFRRASAQRITVVLPYYGYARQDKKIKSREPITARLVADLISESGANRVVCIDLHAKQIQGFFRLPVDHLYAGPILGAHFKEVGLINGDTCVVSPDEGGVTRARTLAETLQTPLAIISKRRPAPNKVEITEIIGDVFGKNCIIIDDMIDTGGSIVSGAQALIARGAASVTACCTHGVLSEPAIDRISASPIERVVLTDTIPFRYADHPAASKFTVLSVAELLADAIRRIHCDDSVSELFEKQW